A single window of Chloracidobacterium thermophilum B DNA harbors:
- a CDS encoding DUF4351 domain-containing protein translates to MAYDNLCKYLAETYPAAFVRWLARHYPELPHDMEATEVEVLKTELPVEPIRADFVTFIRAADVLLHIEFHLDPTSDPPLAFRMLEYWVRLFRRYRTPARQVVLLLKSTPAAREMPNIFTAGMTHHSFHVLRLWEVEATELLYDEALLPLAVLGKAASEEALLRETAARVERMTDASQRANVSACVQVLAGLRFDRALIRALFREEAMRESVIYQEIIERGLAQGIERGLAQGIERGLAQGVERGLAQGSHLEAIRLARTLLERRFGPLPESVADQIALLSREQAESLAIETLTFDSLDAVRTWLAVQPTASEATENPSEPS, encoded by the coding sequence ATGGCGTACGACAACCTGTGCAAGTACCTGGCAGAAACCTATCCGGCGGCTTTCGTCCGCTGGCTCGCCAGGCATTATCCTGAGCTTCCTCACGACATGGAAGCCACTGAAGTCGAGGTTCTCAAAACCGAACTGCCCGTCGAGCCAATTCGCGCCGATTTCGTCACCTTCATCCGGGCCGCTGATGTCCTTCTGCACATCGAGTTTCATCTCGACCCAACTTCCGACCCGCCTCTGGCCTTTCGGATGCTGGAGTACTGGGTGCGTCTTTTCCGCCGCTACCGCACTCCGGCCCGGCAGGTGGTTCTGTTGCTGAAGAGTACACCGGCGGCACGGGAGATGCCCAACATCTTCACAGCCGGTATGACGCACCACAGCTTTCACGTGCTGCGTCTGTGGGAAGTTGAAGCGACTGAACTTCTGTATGACGAAGCTCTGTTGCCGCTGGCTGTTCTTGGAAAGGCGGCTTCCGAGGAAGCGCTTTTGCGGGAAACCGCCGCGCGGGTTGAGCGGATGACAGACGCCAGCCAACGCGCTAACGTGTCAGCCTGTGTGCAGGTGCTGGCCGGATTGCGCTTTGACCGGGCACTGATTCGGGCTTTGTTTCGGGAGGAAGCGATGCGGGAATCGGTCATTTACCAGGAAATCATCGAACGCGGGCTGGCGCAGGGCATTGAACGCGGGCTGGCGCAGGGCATTGAACGTGGGCTGGCACAGGGTGTCGAACGCGGGCTGGCACAGGGCAGTCACCTGGAAGCCATCAGGCTGGCCCGCACCCTGCTCGAACGCCGCTTTGGCCCGCTCCCGGAAAGCGTCGCCGACCAGATTGCCCTGCTGTCACGGGAACAGGCTGAAAGCCTGGCTATCGAGACCCTCACCTTCGACAGCCTTGACGCGGTACGTACCTGGCTGGCTGTCCAACCCACAGCTTCCGAAGCGACAGAAAACCCGTCCGAGCCTTCGTGA
- a CDS encoding DUF4351 domain-containing protein gives MAYDNLCKYLAETYPAAFVRWLARHYPELPHDMEAAEVEVLKTELPVEPVRADFVTFIRAAGFLLHIEFHLDPTSDPPLAFRMLDYWVRLFRRYRTPARQVVLLLKSTPAAQEMPGTFTAGMTHHSFHVLRLWEVDATELLDDEALLPLAVLGKAASDEALLRETAARVERMTDASQRANVSACAQVLAGLRFDRTLIRALFREEAMRESVIYQEIIERGLAQGVERGLAQGSHLEAIRLARTLLERRFGPLPESIAAQVALLSREQAENLAVETLNFDSLDAVRTWLALRPTTSEVTENPDKPS, from the coding sequence ATGGCGTACGACAACCTGTGCAAGTACCTGGCAGAAACCTATCCGGCAGCTTTCGTCCGCTGGCTGGCCAGGCATTATCCTGAGCTTCCACACGACATGGAAGCCGCCGAGGTCGAGGTTCTCAAAACCGAACTACCCGTCGAGCCGGTTCGCGCCGACTTTGTTACCTTCATCCGGGCCGCAGGCTTCCTTCTGCACATCGAGTTTCATCTCGATCCGACTTCCGACCCGCCCCTGGCGTTTCGGATGCTGGACTACTGGGTGCGTCTTTTCCGCCGCTACCGTACTCCGGCCCGGCAGGTTGTCCTGCTGCTGAAAAGTACGCCGGCAGCCCAGGAGATGCCCGGCACCTTCACGGCTGGTATGACACACCACAGTTTCCACGTGCTGCGGCTTTGGGAAGTTGACGCCACCGAACTTCTGGATGATGAAGCCCTGCTGCCGCTGGCTGTCCTTGGAAAGGCGGCTTCCGATGAGGCGCTGCTGCGGGAAACTGCTGCGCGGGTTGAACGGATGACAGACGCCAGCCAACGCGCTAACGTGTCAGCCTGTGCGCAGGTGTTGGCCGGGTTGCGCTTTGACCGGACATTGATTCGGGCTTTATTTCGGGAGGAAGCGATGCGGGAATCGGTCATTTACCAGGAAATCATCGAACGCGGGCTGGCACAGGGCGTCGAACGCGGGTTGGCACAGGGCAGTCACCTGGAAGCCATCAGGCTGGCCCGCACCCTGCTCGAACGCCGCTTTGGCCCGCTCCCGGAAAGCATCGCTGCCCAGGTTGCCCTGCTGTCACGGGAACAGGCCGAAAACCTGGCTGTTGAAACTCTGAACTTCGACAGCCTCGACGCGGTACGTACCTGGCTGGCCCTCCGGCCTACGACTTCCGAAGTCACCGAAAACCCGGACAAGCCTTCGTAA
- a CDS encoding 5'-deoxyadenosine deaminase, whose amino-acid sequence MPTLRIINGTLLTSGPRHQVINGNLYVQDGRITHLGKVPETADETLDASGCVVIPGFVQSHIHLCQALFRGAADDLELLDWLKTRIWKFEAAHTPESLRVSAQLAIAEMMSGGTTCAMTMESVHHTEAALEVVAETGFRAVVGKCLMDAGDEVPPGLRETTAQARTESLRLLDAWHGRAGGRIHMAFAPRFVLSCTETLLREVAALAREKGVRIHTHASENRDEVALVERLTGRRNLAHLHALGLTGPHVGIAHCIWLDETELELLAETGTHVLHCPSSNLKLGSGIAKVVEMLERGISVSLGADGAPCNNRLDAFTEMRTAALLQKMRCGARKLTALDAFQMATWHGARALGLENEIGSLDVGKAADIAVVTLDTLHAAPHPDPLSALVYAAMASDVRHVVIAGRVVVRDGALTALDAADVRTQARREFAALAVRAGVA is encoded by the coding sequence ATGCCGACCCTGCGGATTATCAACGGCACACTGCTCACGAGTGGTCCGCGTCATCAGGTCATCAACGGCAACCTGTACGTGCAGGATGGCCGCATCACGCACCTGGGCAAAGTTCCTGAAACGGCCGATGAGACACTCGATGCCTCCGGGTGCGTAGTGATACCGGGTTTTGTCCAATCGCACATTCACCTGTGCCAGGCCCTGTTCCGGGGCGCAGCCGATGATCTTGAACTTCTCGACTGGCTGAAGACGCGCATCTGGAAGTTTGAGGCCGCCCACACGCCTGAAAGTCTCCGGGTTTCGGCACAACTCGCCATCGCAGAAATGATGTCTGGCGGGACGACCTGCGCCATGACGATGGAGAGTGTCCACCACACGGAAGCTGCCCTGGAGGTCGTTGCCGAAACCGGTTTTCGTGCGGTTGTCGGGAAGTGCCTGATGGATGCCGGCGATGAAGTGCCCCCGGGCCTTCGTGAGACGACAGCGCAGGCGCGTACCGAATCCCTCCGCCTTCTCGACGCCTGGCACGGCCGGGCCGGGGGCCGGATTCACATGGCTTTTGCGCCCCGCTTCGTTTTGTCGTGCACCGAAACGCTGTTGCGGGAGGTGGCAGCCCTGGCACGTGAAAAGGGCGTACGCATCCACACACACGCTTCGGAAAACCGGGATGAGGTGGCGCTGGTCGAACGTCTGACCGGACGGCGAAACCTGGCGCACCTGCACGCGCTGGGCCTGACCGGCCCCCATGTCGGCATCGCGCACTGTATCTGGCTTGATGAGACCGAACTGGAGCTTCTGGCCGAGACCGGGACCCACGTGCTGCACTGCCCGTCCTCAAACCTGAAACTCGGCTCCGGCATCGCCAAAGTCGTGGAAATGCTGGAGCGCGGTATTTCGGTTTCCCTGGGCGCCGACGGCGCACCGTGCAACAATCGGCTCGATGCCTTCACGGAAATGCGGACAGCCGCGCTGCTTCAGAAAATGCGCTGTGGCGCGCGAAAACTCACCGCGCTGGACGCCTTTCAGATGGCAACCTGGCACGGAGCACGGGCGCTTGGACTGGAGAACGAAATTGGCAGTCTTGACGTGGGAAAAGCGGCCGATATAGCCGTCGTGACGCTTGACACCCTGCATGCCGCGCCGCATCCCGATCCACTCTCAGCCCTGGTTTATGCGGCTATGGCTTCTGACGTACGGCATGTGGTCATTGCCGGTCGCGTCGTCGTCCGCGACGGAGCGTTGACGGCACTCGATGCCGCAGACGTGCGGACCCAGGCCCGGCGTGAGTTTGCCGCCTTGGCGGTGCGGGCCGGTGTGGCCTGA
- a CDS encoding methyltransferase domain-containing protein translates to MNNDLLQHVERYLVGRLLGPEALAQYDRGPVGKAFLRPTASALVRLSDDFTRERQNLAEAAPGDYWHDTRCLAYLFHFLPRNYVKAAWVLAELGGHPDVVKELTAKSRFTVLDVGCGPGTSALATLSFLASLQPAAFQVRIVLVEMSPAALQKATDLLRQAADWINAERHEAMTLHVTPHTGDAKRTGKYPPHAAADFIWLSNVLNECAPEDGPPAAWVRELVRKHLAPDGSLCVIEPALHASARAAMQLRDALLEDLSECGIFAPCTANGPCRMLAGRPERDWCHVALTWHPTPLVAQLDAMTGLSSRIQKFFYFVLRKDGKHATEARSGWTPWRVIGDLQREKGREKRLVCGPDRCTLLMRFKRDRHAGNEAFSAARRGDVLWLSSAPVLLADGLRLLPHTQVERQTVASPTTE, encoded by the coding sequence ATGAACAACGATTTGTTGCAGCACGTGGAACGCTATCTGGTAGGGCGTCTGCTTGGCCCCGAGGCGCTGGCCCAGTACGACCGTGGGCCGGTCGGCAAGGCATTTCTGCGCCCGACGGCCAGTGCCCTGGTGCGTCTTTCCGATGATTTTACCCGGGAGCGCCAAAACCTCGCGGAGGCTGCTCCTGGAGATTACTGGCACGACACGCGCTGCCTGGCCTATCTGTTCCACTTTCTGCCACGCAACTATGTCAAAGCCGCCTGGGTGCTGGCTGAACTGGGCGGGCATCCAGATGTTGTCAAAGAACTCACAGCAAAATCCCGGTTCACTGTCCTGGATGTGGGCTGCGGGCCGGGTACTTCGGCTCTGGCGACGCTGTCATTTCTGGCGTCGTTGCAGCCGGCGGCGTTTCAGGTGCGGATCGTTCTGGTCGAAATGTCACCAGCCGCCCTCCAGAAAGCGACGGACCTGCTGCGGCAGGCCGCCGACTGGATCAATGCCGAGCGTCATGAAGCCATGACGCTGCACGTGACGCCACACACCGGCGATGCCAAACGTACGGGCAAGTACCCACCGCACGCTGCGGCTGATTTCATCTGGCTTTCCAACGTTCTCAACGAGTGTGCCCCGGAGGACGGCCCGCCGGCTGCCTGGGTGCGGGAACTGGTCAGGAAACACCTTGCACCGGATGGCAGTTTGTGTGTCATCGAGCCGGCCCTGCACGCAAGTGCGCGTGCGGCTATGCAGCTTCGTGACGCGCTCCTCGAAGATCTTTCAGAATGTGGAATTTTCGCGCCCTGCACGGCCAACGGGCCCTGTCGGATGCTGGCCGGGCGACCGGAACGGGACTGGTGTCATGTTGCGCTGACCTGGCATCCAACACCGCTGGTCGCCCAACTCGATGCTATGACCGGGTTATCCAGTCGCATCCAGAAGTTTTTCTACTTCGTGCTGCGGAAGGACGGAAAACACGCGACGGAAGCTCGTTCGGGCTGGACGCCGTGGCGCGTCATTGGCGACCTCCAGCGTGAAAAGGGACGTGAAAAACGGCTTGTCTGTGGCCCTGACCGCTGTACGCTGCTGATGCGCTTCAAGCGTGACCGCCACGCCGGTAATGAAGCTTTCAGCGCGGCCAGGCGGGGAGATGTTCTGTGGCTTTCGTCGGCGCCGGTGCTCTTGGCCGATGGGCTGCGGTTGTTGCCGCACACCCAGGTCGAGCGCCAGACTGTAGCCTCGCCCACAACGGAGTAA